The genomic interval CGGGCATGTTGGAGTTGTGCGGACCCTTGGCGCCGTGCAGCCCAAGGCGCTTGCCGAGGGATTCCATATGAAAAAACCCTTTATGGATAAAGTTGAACAGATCGATATCCGTCTTACCGCGGCGAGTGCCAAGGCTGTTTCCGCTTCCAAGGACCTCCAGACGGTACAGACTCAAGTTACTCTCCAGTATTCCATTACGGGAGAACTCGCTCCCGTTATATTTCAGAAGATAGGGAAAAGAAATACAGTGTCGCTCACGCTCATAGAACCTGCGATACAGGAATCCGTAAAGGCCATTACGGCCAAGTACACCGCCGAGCAGCTGGTTACCAAAAGAGCCGAGGTGAAGGTCGAGATACAGGAAGCCATAAATAATTTCATATCCATTACCCTTGCCGAGAAGGGGATTTCTCCCAATGCTCTCAAAATAGCCAACATCGCCATAACGGACTTTGATTTCTCGGATGAGTTCAACAAGGCGATTGAACTCAAGGTAAAGGCTGAGCAGGAGGCGCTTCAGGCCAAAAACGAAAAAATAAGAAGAGTGACCCAGGCGGAAGCCGCAGCGGAGGAGAAAAAACTCGCCGCAAGCGCTCATGCCTTCGAGATAGAAGTGGCGTCCAAGGCAAGAGCCGATGCGATTGAGAGAGAAGCCAAGGCGCTTAAGAACAATCCGCAGATTATTCAACTGCGTCTGGCGGAGAAGTGGGACGGCACCCTTCCCAAGTTCTCAGGCGGTGGCGCGGTGCCCATGTTAAACGTGGATTCTCTTCTGAAAGAAGAGTAGTCCGGGGAGACACCATATGCATCCCGTACTCTTAGATCTAGGAGGGGGTCTGGTCATCTATTCGTATTCGGTGTTTCTCGCTCTCGGATATCTGGCTGCCTACTGGGTGGTATCCGCGGAGGTAAGCCGCAGGAAAATGGACCCGGCACTTCCTTCTACTCTTCTGCTTGCGTGCTTTATCGCCGGGCTTGTGGGAGCCAAGATCCTTTTTCTTTACCAGAACGCCACTTTGACTGAGTTTCTCGCTAACCCGGCGCGCTATTTCATATCGGGGTACGCGTCGGTAGGGGGGCTGGTCGGGATATTTTGCGCTGTGTGGATCGTCTCAGGGCTTAAAAAGACGGATTTCCAGCGGCTTCTCGATGTTGTCTGCCCCGCCCTCATTCTTGGTCACGGAGTAGGAAGGATAGGG from Candidatus Dadabacteria bacterium carries:
- a CDS encoding prohibitin family protein, which translates into the protein MKVRRQLPKLNIFYPIIFILLFFLVTGVFVIVESGHVGVVRTLGAVQPKALAEGFHMKKPFMDKVEQIDIRLTAASAKAVSASKDLQTVQTQVTLQYSITGELAPVIFQKIGKRNTVSLTLIEPAIQESVKAITAKYTAEQLVTKRAEVKVEIQEAINNFISITLAEKGISPNALKIANIAITDFDFSDEFNKAIELKVKAEQEALQAKNEKIRRVTQAEAAAEEKKLAASAHAFEIEVASKARADAIEREAKALKNNPQIIQLRLAEKWDGTLPKFSGGGAVPMLNVDSLLKEE
- a CDS encoding prolipoprotein diacylglyceryl transferase; amino-acid sequence: MHPVLLDLGGGLVIYSYSVFLALGYLAAYWVVSAEVSRRKMDPALPSTLLLACFIAGLVGAKILFLYQNATLTEFLANPARYFISGYASVGGLVGIFCAVWIVSGLKKTDFQRLLDVVCPALILGHGVGRIGCFLNGCDYGTACSLPWAVSFSERVVNVHPTQVYDTLFMALLFVFLWKIRTQNHPTGFVSAVGFVILGTQRFLIEFIRETTPSFVEGLSQAQLAALLLVVVFGIRLFQLSGSVLGKQTQS